From Triticum urartu cultivar G1812 chromosome 2, Tu2.1, whole genome shotgun sequence, a single genomic window includes:
- the LOC125533770 gene encoding protein G1-like4 encodes MDLSANPDSPLSGGGNGGGSSSSITSSLSVVSGGTPQSPSRYEAQKRRDWNTFGQYLRNHRPPLSLAQCSGAHVLEFLRYLDQFGKTKVHASACPFFGHPSPPAPCPCPLRQAWGSLDALVGRLRAAYEENGGSPESNPFAARAVRLYLREVREHQARARGVSYEKKKRKKPQQLTGDSSGSSFHSNQHQPPPGAPPAAGC; translated from the coding sequence ATGGACCTGTCGGCGAACCCGGACAGCCCTCTGTCTGGAGGGGGCAACGGCGGCGGTTCCTCGAGCAGCATCACCTCCTCGCTTTCCGTGGTCTCAGGGGGCACTCCGCAGTCGCCGAGCAGGTACGAAGCGCAGAAGCGGCGCGACTGGAACACGTTCGGGCAGTACCTGCGGAACCACCGGCCGCCGCTGAGCCTGGCTCAGTGCAGCGGCGCGCACGTCCTGGAGTTCCTGCGCTACCTTGACCAGTTCGGCAAGACCAAGGTGCACGCCTCGGCCTGCCCCTTCTTCGGCCACCCGAGCCCGCCGGCACCCTGCCCGTGCCCACTCCGCCAGGCCTGGGGCAGCCTGGACGCCCTCGTCGGCCGCCTCCGCGCCGCCTACGAGGAGAACGGCGGCAGCCCCGAGTCCAACCCGTTCGCGGCGCGCGCCGTCCGCCTCTACCTCCGCGAGGTCCGCGAGCACCAGGCCCGCGCACGCGGCGTCAGCTATGAGAAGAAGAAGCGCAAGAAGCCGCAGCAGCTGACCGGCGACAGCAGCGGCAGCAGCTTCCACAGCAACCAGCACCAGCCCCCTCCCGGGGCGCCTCCCGCCGCCGGTTGCTGA